The following coding sequences lie in one Flagellimonas eckloniae genomic window:
- a CDS encoding DUF4271 domain-containing protein has translation MNPIHHTIESLDWMTLVLFLSMVVLALVKYLFGNRFLSFIILPFNNKYIVLNSKKGRRLLNWFHILLTLFQLINFSLFIFLFQKTFWGIPSYGQFFFFLITMGFLILFQLLKILLQYGKGVIFNTTVLISDVIFNKSSYFNYSSLIMFVSNVILIYILKDSKPLIYVTIILIVSINTIGLINLLKNYQKAIIPYFFYFILYLCTLEIAPLVIIGSYLKD, from the coding sequence ATGAATCCTATTCACCACACAATTGAGTCTTTGGATTGGATGACATTAGTGCTTTTTTTAAGTATGGTAGTGCTTGCCCTTGTCAAATATCTGTTTGGAAACAGGTTTCTTAGTTTTATCATTTTGCCTTTCAACAATAAATATATTGTCCTGAATAGTAAAAAAGGGAGGAGGCTTCTAAACTGGTTTCATATCCTACTTACACTATTCCAACTAATAAATTTTTCTTTGTTTATTTTTTTGTTTCAAAAAACATTTTGGGGTATTCCAAGTTATGGCCAATTTTTCTTCTTTCTGATCACCATGGGTTTTTTAATTCTCTTCCAACTGCTTAAAATATTGCTCCAATATGGGAAAGGGGTTATTTTTAATACAACGGTTTTAATTTCTGATGTAATCTTCAATAAAAGTTCCTATTTTAACTACAGTAGCCTAATTATGTTTGTAAGCAATGTTATTCTTATATACATTCTAAAAGACTCAAAACCCTTGATTTATGTTACAATTATCTTAATTGTTTCCATTAATACGATTGGATTAATCAACCTGTTGAAGAACTATCAAAAAGCTATAATCCCCTATTTTTTCTATTTTATTTTGTACCTTTGCACACTCGAAATTGCACCCTTGGTCATAATTGGAAGCTATCTTAAAGATTGA
- a CDS encoding ArnT family glycosyltransferase, producing MTQKFPRLFLILLAVLFVLNLVQSYFTELIYDEAYYWYYAQNLDWGYFDHPPMVAFLIKIGSLFFDGELGVRLMSCVLSVGTYLILWELIENPKKKDYIIHFFLLVSSFTLMNAYGFLMLPDTPLLFFTALFLLLYKRFLNNPSIWISIFMGIVMAALMYSKYHAVLVILFVFFSNLKLIKNWKAWLAVAIALICYTPHFLWLYQNDFVSITFHLYERPNQAYSFEKFTLGYFLNLIVIIGLLFYWIYFSLFKYKVTDKFSKSLLYLTYGVIIFFFISSFNRRVQAQWAIVISIPMALMAFNHLIENARSRKWMYRIGIVSFVLLLYARVWLVHRPLLPMVFETHGNKQWVKELNSKARDIPIVFDNSYRRAAMYEFYSRKPSFSLNNGFYRKNQYSIDNSEERTRGKKVMNVTKYSNSGDINYMHLDSTVFYGNFIDNFQSYRKLKCIVEDSKDRANSILKVYNPYEFDIPLDNLNYTIAFSNAHKQVKKIIPLKVELLTKNQTMLKSKDTTMYTFEPIKPKMENIEYFRIGISENDLLPGLNGMPIKIKE from the coding sequence ATGACCCAAAAGTTTCCCAGGCTTTTTCTTATTCTTCTGGCTGTTCTTTTTGTTCTCAATCTTGTTCAAAGTTATTTTACAGAACTCATTTATGATGAAGCGTACTATTGGTATTACGCCCAAAATCTGGATTGGGGTTATTTTGACCATCCACCAATGGTTGCTTTTTTGATAAAGATAGGAAGCTTGTTTTTTGATGGTGAGCTAGGTGTTCGTCTTATGAGTTGTGTGCTCTCAGTAGGCACTTATTTAATTTTGTGGGAGCTTATTGAAAACCCGAAAAAGAAGGACTATATCATCCATTTTTTCCTGCTTGTATCCTCGTTCACATTAATGAATGCTTATGGGTTTTTGATGTTGCCAGACACTCCCCTTTTGTTTTTTACCGCACTTTTCTTGCTACTATATAAGCGTTTTTTGAACAATCCTTCCATTTGGATTTCCATCTTTATGGGAATTGTCATGGCAGCATTGATGTACAGTAAATATCATGCGGTTTTAGTAATCCTATTTGTCTTTTTTTCCAATCTGAAGCTTATAAAAAACTGGAAGGCTTGGTTGGCAGTCGCAATTGCACTCATCTGCTATACACCACACTTTTTATGGTTGTACCAAAACGATTTTGTGTCCATCACTTTTCATTTATATGAGCGGCCCAATCAGGCATATTCTTTTGAAAAATTCACTTTGGGTTATTTTTTGAACCTTATTGTAATTATAGGTTTACTTTTTTATTGGATATATTTTTCACTTTTTAAATACAAAGTGACCGATAAGTTTTCCAAGTCACTGTTATATTTAACATACGGGGTTATTATTTTCTTTTTCATTTCCAGTTTTAATAGACGGGTTCAGGCGCAATGGGCAATTGTTATTTCCATTCCAATGGCACTAATGGCTTTTAATCATCTAATTGAAAATGCGAGAAGCAGAAAATGGATGTACAGAATAGGAATTGTAAGTTTTGTATTACTTCTTTATGCAAGAGTGTGGCTTGTGCATAGGCCTTTGCTGCCTATGGTTTTTGAAACCCATGGCAATAAACAGTGGGTAAAGGAACTAAATTCAAAAGCTCGGGATATTCCCATAGTTTTTGATAATTCGTACAGACGTGCTGCTATGTATGAGTTTTATTCCAGGAAACCATCCTTTTCCCTTAACAATGGATTTTATAGAAAAAATCAATATTCCATTGATAATTCCGAGGAAAGGACACGTGGCAAAAAAGTTATGAACGTTACGAAATACAGCAACAGCGGTGATATTAACTATATGCATTTGGACAGTACCGTTTTTTATGGAAACTTTATAGACAACTTTCAATCCTACAGAAAGCTAAAATGTATTGTGGAAGATTCTAAAGATAGAGCCAACAGCATATTAAAAGTATATAATCCTTATGAGTTTGATATTCCACTTGATAACCTTAACTATACTATTGCCTTCTCCAATGCACATAAGCAAGTGAAGAAAATTATTCCCCTTAAAGTGGAACTATTGACAAAGAACCAAACTATGCTAAAATCAAAGGATACCACAATGTATACTTTTGAACCAATAAAGCCCAAAATGGAAAATATAGAGTATTTCAGGATTGGAATATCGGAAAACGACTTACTGCCAGGATTAAACGGCATGCCAATTAAAATAAAGGAATGA
- a CDS encoding DUF4296 domain-containing protein, with translation MKKIVLSLFAVFLFSCGEEVVEKPKNLIPKEKMIVILHDLAILNSVKSSSSTLLAEHKIETMPFLFQKHQIDSTQFSQSDLYYASIPLEYQAIYEKVEEMLEERVKVLEDVSKRKKDSLANSRKKKADSISKSKEKKKTAPDA, from the coding sequence ATGAAAAAGATAGTTCTGTCCTTGTTTGCGGTATTTCTTTTTTCATGCGGTGAAGAGGTAGTGGAAAAGCCAAAAAACCTTATACCCAAGGAAAAAATGATTGTTATTTTACATGATTTGGCCATATTGAATTCCGTAAAGTCATCTTCCAGCACCCTGCTTGCTGAACATAAAATTGAAACAATGCCGTTTCTGTTTCAAAAACATCAAATAGACAGCACCCAATTTTCCCAAAGTGATTTATACTATGCTTCAATACCTCTAGAATATCAAGCTATATATGAAAAAGTGGAGGAAATGTTGGAAGAAAGAGTAAAGGTTTTGGAAGATGTTTCCAAGAGAAAAAAGGATAGTCTTGCAAACTCAAGAAAAAAGAAAGCGGACTCCATCAGTAAATCAAAAGAAAAGAAAAAAACTGCTCCAGACGCTTAA
- the pckA gene encoding phosphoenolpyruvate carboxykinase (ATP) gives MDTSTPITKTISLNEYGIKNEHIHYQLSSEQLHDLTIEMDMGKEASSGTLAVNTGEFTGRSPMDRFIVKDSITEEKIWWGDINIPFETEKFDKLYDKVIAYLNEKELFVRDCYACADAAYKLNIRVINEYPWSNMFAYNMFLRPTEDELAAFSPEWTVINAPGFIADAQLDGTRQHNFAILNFSRKIALIGGTGYTGEIKKGIFSALNFILPVFKNTLPMHCSANVGEAGDTAIFFGLSGTGKTTLSTDPNRKLIGDDEHGWTADNTVFNFEGGCYAKVINLSKEQEPEIYGAIKKGAILENVIMNADGDVDFGDTSITQNTRVSYPIHHIDNIQQPSIGKNVKNIFFLTADAFGVLPPISKLTPAQAAYHFISGYTAKVAGTEAGVVEPQPSFSACFGAPFMPLHPTKYAEMLSNKMQESGVDVWLINTGWTGGPYGVGTRMKLKYTRAMISAALSGELGLYNYDKYHIHSVFGVAQPRECPGVPTSVLSPRATWNNDEAYYKTAFKLTNAFRENFKKFEAHASEEIRRGGPQRYAF, from the coding sequence GCCTCATCAGGCACCTTGGCCGTTAATACGGGTGAGTTTACTGGAAGGTCTCCCATGGATCGTTTTATCGTGAAGGATTCTATTACAGAAGAGAAGATTTGGTGGGGGGATATAAACATACCTTTTGAAACCGAAAAATTCGATAAACTTTATGATAAGGTAATAGCATATCTAAATGAAAAAGAACTATTTGTTCGCGATTGCTATGCTTGTGCTGATGCTGCCTATAAGTTGAACATAAGGGTAATAAATGAATATCCATGGTCCAATATGTTTGCGTACAATATGTTTTTAAGGCCAACAGAGGATGAATTGGCAGCTTTTAGTCCAGAATGGACTGTAATCAATGCACCCGGGTTTATAGCAGACGCCCAATTGGATGGAACCCGACAGCATAATTTTGCAATCCTTAATTTTTCCAGAAAAATTGCCCTGATTGGTGGTACAGGGTATACCGGTGAAATTAAAAAAGGGATTTTTTCTGCATTGAATTTTATCCTTCCTGTTTTCAAAAACACCTTGCCCATGCATTGCTCGGCCAATGTGGGAGAAGCTGGCGATACTGCTATTTTCTTTGGCCTTTCGGGAACGGGAAAAACCACTCTGTCCACGGACCCAAACCGTAAATTGATCGGAGATGATGAACATGGTTGGACAGCAGACAATACCGTATTTAATTTTGAAGGAGGTTGTTATGCCAAAGTAATAAACCTTTCCAAGGAACAGGAACCAGAAATTTATGGAGCAATAAAGAAAGGGGCTATCTTGGAAAATGTTATCATGAATGCTGATGGGGATGTTGACTTTGGAGATACTTCCATTACCCAAAATACCCGGGTTAGTTACCCCATTCATCATATTGACAATATACAGCAACCTTCAATAGGCAAAAATGTCAAGAATATTTTCTTTTTGACTGCTGATGCCTTTGGGGTTCTTCCTCCTATTTCTAAATTAACTCCCGCTCAAGCTGCATATCATTTTATTTCTGGATATACTGCAAAGGTGGCCGGAACCGAGGCTGGAGTTGTTGAACCGCAACCTTCGTTTTCTGCATGTTTTGGAGCGCCATTTATGCCATTACATCCAACTAAATATGCAGAAATGTTAAGCAATAAAATGCAAGAATCTGGAGTTGATGTTTGGTTGATAAACACAGGATGGACTGGAGGGCCATATGGAGTTGGAACCCGAATGAAACTAAAATACACACGGGCCATGATCAGTGCTGCCTTAAGTGGAGAACTTGGGCTTTACAATTATGACAAATACCATATCCATTCTGTTTTTGGCGTAGCCCAACCTAGAGAATGCCCTGGAGTCCCTACCAGTGTGTTGAGCCCAAGGGCAACTTGGAACAATGATGAAGCCTATTATAAAACAGCGTTTAAATTGACCAATGCTTTTAGGGAAAACTTTAAAAAGTTTGAAGCCCATGCCAGTGAGGAAATTAGGAGGGGAGGACCACAACGATATGCTTTCTAA
- a CDS encoding NAD-dependent epimerase/dehydratase family protein codes for MANRYFYSMILVTGGTGLIGSHLLFRLVKNGKNVKASYRNKDRLQNVLKVFGYYTDNPSELFKKIDWVQADLVDIGSLELLFDGVEYVYHCAAMISFDPSDYPALVKNNSVGTANIVNQCLERRIKKLCYVSSIATIGPSAPGKEANEENEWNDTNISVYGLTKQDAELEVWRGSQEGLSVVIVNPGVVLGPGFWKSGSGSLFTYASKGKKSFIPGGTGFVTISDVASSMVQLMESKIEGERFILVNENLTYQEILQKIAPNLGSKAPIKRIPFWVLECFWRLDWLRSKLFGKSRKLTKSVTKGLYKREIYTSEKIIKALGFKFENLDSAIGFCCSKFKG; via the coding sequence ATGGCAAATAGGTACTTTTATAGCATGATTTTGGTTACGGGAGGTACGGGTTTAATAGGTTCACATTTGTTGTTTCGTTTGGTCAAAAATGGAAAAAACGTAAAGGCCAGTTACCGAAATAAAGACAGACTACAGAATGTTTTAAAAGTCTTTGGATACTATACGGACAATCCATCCGAACTATTTAAAAAAATAGATTGGGTACAGGCTGATCTAGTAGATATTGGTTCACTTGAGCTTCTTTTTGATGGTGTTGAATATGTATATCACTGCGCAGCAATGATTTCTTTTGACCCCAGTGATTATCCTGCTTTGGTCAAAAATAACTCTGTGGGCACAGCCAATATTGTTAACCAATGTCTGGAACGCCGCATAAAAAAACTTTGCTATGTGAGTTCCATTGCCACAATTGGCCCGAGTGCTCCAGGAAAGGAAGCAAATGAGGAAAATGAATGGAATGATACCAATATTTCAGTCTACGGTCTTACAAAGCAAGATGCTGAGTTGGAGGTATGGCGTGGTTCCCAGGAGGGTTTGTCGGTAGTCATTGTTAACCCGGGAGTAGTTTTAGGGCCAGGGTTTTGGAAATCTGGAAGTGGTTCATTGTTCACTTATGCCTCCAAAGGCAAAAAGTCCTTTATCCCAGGCGGAACAGGTTTTGTGACCATTTCTGATGTAGCTTCTTCCATGGTGCAACTCATGGAGTCCAAAATTGAGGGTGAGCGGTTCATTCTAGTAAATGAAAATCTGACCTATCAAGAAATACTTCAAAAAATTGCCCCTAATTTAGGTTCAAAGGCCCCAATTAAAAGAATTCCTTTCTGGGTTTTGGAATGTTTTTGGCGTTTGGATTGGTTAAGAAGCAAGCTTTTTGGAAAAAGTAGAAAGCTTACAAAAAGCGTTACCAAAGGACTTTATAAAAGAGAAATATATACTAGTGAAAAAATAATAAAGGCTTTAGGTTTTAAATTCGAAAACCTAGATTCAGCAATAGGTTTTTGTTGTTCAAAATTTAAGGGTTAA
- a CDS encoding polyprenol monophosphomannose synthase, producing the protein MADGLVIIPTFNEIENIEAIIKTVFDLKKDFHVLVVDDNSPDGTAENVRVLQEQYSDRLFLEVRKEKSGLGTAYIHGFKWALKQGYDYIFEMDADFSHRPADLSRLHRACVNGADVAVGSRYKKGVNVVNWPLFRILLSYGASFYVKIITGMRVHDPTAGFVCYKREVLESINLDAVRFIGYAFQIEMKYRAYLKGFKIEEVSIIFTDRINGKSKMNSAIIREAIFGVVAMKFRSIFFKKTF; encoded by the coding sequence ATGGCAGACGGTTTAGTGATTATACCCACTTTCAATGAAATTGAAAACATTGAAGCCATTATAAAAACGGTTTTCGATCTTAAAAAGGATTTCCATGTTCTTGTTGTTGATGATAATTCACCAGATGGAACTGCAGAAAATGTTAGAGTTCTACAAGAGCAATATTCTGATCGTCTATTTCTTGAAGTTAGAAAAGAGAAGTCAGGATTGGGCACGGCCTATATCCATGGTTTTAAATGGGCTTTGAAACAAGGGTATGACTACATTTTTGAAATGGATGCTGATTTTTCCCATCGCCCTGCAGATTTATCCCGTTTGCACAGGGCCTGTGTGAATGGAGCCGATGTTGCAGTGGGGTCTAGGTATAAAAAAGGGGTGAACGTAGTGAACTGGCCTCTTTTTAGAATTTTACTATCCTATGGCGCATCATTTTATGTGAAGATTATTACGGGAATGCGAGTTCATGACCCCACTGCGGGATTTGTTTGCTACAAGAGAGAAGTGCTTGAGAGCATAAACCTGGATGCAGTACGATTTATTGGTTATGCATTTCAAATAGAAATGAAATACAGGGCGTATCTCAAAGGATTTAAGATAGAAGAAGTATCCATTATTTTTACGGATAGAATCAATGGAAAGTCTAAAATGAACTCAGCAATAATACGAGAAGCCATTTTCGGTGTAGTTGCCATGAAGTTTAGAAGTATATTTTTCAAAAAGACATTTTAA
- a CDS encoding uroporphyrinogen-III synthase, which yields MKVKTILVSQPEPKIENSPYSRLIEKEKVKVDFRPFIHVEGVEAKNVRQQKIDLNNFTAIILTSRNSVDHFFRIAEEMRFKVPDSMKYFCQSEAVAYYLQKYVVYRKRKIYVGKRTFNELVPLIKKYKDEKFLLPSSDTLKEIVPQALNELKLDWKRGIFYKTVISDLSDLREVTYDVLVFFSPSGIESLLKNFPDFEQNSTRIAVFGNSTVNAATEAGLRIDIKAPTPETPSMTMALQKYITSVNK from the coding sequence ATGAAAGTAAAAACAATTTTGGTTTCCCAACCAGAACCCAAAATAGAAAATTCTCCCTATTCAAGATTAATTGAAAAAGAAAAGGTAAAGGTAGATTTTAGACCTTTTATCCATGTTGAGGGAGTTGAAGCTAAAAATGTAAGGCAGCAAAAAATTGATTTAAATAATTTTACTGCTATAATCCTTACCAGCAGGAATTCTGTGGATCACTTTTTTAGAATTGCGGAAGAAATGCGATTCAAAGTGCCAGATTCCATGAAGTATTTCTGTCAATCAGAAGCCGTAGCCTATTATTTACAGAAATATGTGGTGTACAGAAAACGGAAAATATATGTAGGTAAAAGAACTTTTAATGAGCTTGTTCCACTTATTAAAAAATACAAGGATGAAAAGTTCTTGTTGCCGTCGTCAGATACTCTTAAAGAAATTGTTCCCCAAGCCCTAAACGAACTTAAATTAGATTGGAAACGTGGAATTTTTTATAAAACTGTCATCAGCGATCTTTCTGATTTAAGGGAAGTAACTTATGATGTTTTAGTTTTCTTTAGCCCATCTGGAATTGAGTCATTACTTAAAAACTTTCCAGATTTTGAACAAAACAGTACGCGCATTGCCGTATTTGGAAATAGCACTGTAAATGCTGCCACAGAAGCAGGATTACGAATAGACATAAAAGCTCCAACACCGGAGACTCCTTCAATGACAATGGCATTGCAGAAATACATAACCAGTGTAAATAAATAA
- the tyrS gene encoding tyrosine--tRNA ligase — protein MTKNFVQELQWRGMVHDIMPGAEEHLMKEMQAAYVGIDPTADSLHIGHLVSVMMLRHFQLAGHKPFALVGGATGMIGDPSGKSAERNLLDEKTLRHNQEALKSQLGRFLDFESDEPNAAVLVNNYDWMKDFSFLDFIRDVGKHITVNYMMAKDSVKKRLSSDAKEGMSFTEFTYQLVQGYDFLYLFQNHNCTLQMGGSDQWGNITTGTELIRRIGGGKGFAMTCPLITKADGTKFGKTEGGNVWLDAERTSPYKFYQYWLNTSDEDAEKYTKIFTFLSQQEIQDLVITHQEAPHQRALQKRLAEEITTMVHSKSDLENAIKASNILFGKSTSEDLKQLDEKTFLDVFDGVPQAQVSKDEIDAGLDMIGALAAKTGFLGSNGEARRELKQNSISVNKEKVKEDYTITSSDLINGKFVLLQRGKKNYFVLVVD, from the coding sequence ATGACAAAGAATTTTGTTCAAGAGTTACAATGGAGAGGTATGGTACATGATATTATGCCTGGCGCGGAAGAACATCTGATGAAAGAAATGCAAGCCGCTTATGTTGGAATTGATCCAACTGCTGATTCATTACACATTGGACATTTGGTAAGTGTTATGATGCTCCGGCATTTTCAACTAGCAGGACATAAGCCGTTTGCCTTGGTAGGTGGAGCTACGGGTATGATTGGAGATCCTTCCGGAAAATCGGCCGAGCGTAATCTGCTGGATGAAAAAACACTTCGGCACAACCAAGAAGCCCTAAAATCGCAACTAGGTCGGTTTTTGGATTTTGAAAGTGATGAACCAAATGCAGCTGTTCTGGTGAACAATTACGATTGGATGAAAGATTTTTCCTTTCTTGATTTTATTCGCGATGTTGGCAAACATATTACGGTCAATTACATGATGGCGAAGGATTCGGTTAAAAAGCGCCTTTCTTCGGATGCCAAGGAAGGTATGTCATTTACCGAGTTCACCTATCAATTGGTGCAAGGATATGATTTCTTGTACCTGTTCCAAAACCACAATTGTACCCTTCAAATGGGTGGGAGCGATCAGTGGGGAAATATCACCACAGGAACCGAGCTTATCAGAAGAATAGGCGGAGGTAAAGGCTTTGCCATGACCTGCCCTTTAATTACTAAGGCTGATGGTACTAAATTTGGGAAGACCGAAGGTGGAAATGTTTGGTTGGATGCGGAAAGAACTTCACCATATAAGTTTTATCAATATTGGTTGAACACTTCAGATGAAGACGCCGAAAAGTATACAAAAATCTTTACGTTTTTAAGCCAACAAGAAATTCAAGATTTGGTAATCACCCATCAAGAAGCTCCCCACCAAAGAGCACTTCAAAAAAGATTAGCGGAAGAAATTACAACTATGGTGCATTCTAAATCCGATTTAGAAAATGCCATAAAAGCAAGTAACATTCTGTTTGGTAAATCAACTTCGGAAGATTTGAAGCAATTGGATGAAAAAACTTTTTTGGATGTTTTTGATGGTGTACCCCAAGCACAGGTTTCCAAGGATGAAATAGATGCTGGTTTGGATATGATAGGCGCCTTAGCGGCAAAGACGGGTTTCTTAGGCTCAAATGGTGAAGCACGAAGAGAATTAAAACAGAATTCCATTTCCGTAAATAAGGAAAAGGTAAAAGAAGATTATACAATAACCTCTTCTGATTTAATCAATGGCAAGTTTGTATTGCTCCAACGTGGCAAGAAAAACTATTTTGTGTTGGTGGTGGACTAA
- a CDS encoding dihydroorotase, producing the protein MPKTLLKNAKVVNENNILETDVLVDGDFITRIDGDISDTNARTIDLDGDYLLPGIIDDQVHFREPGLTHKGTIATESKAALAGGITTFMEQPNTNPQTTTIEKLEEKFAIASKDAYANYSFLFGGTNDNLEELKRLDKNACSGVKLFLGSSTGNMLVDDEAVLEKIFRNTDMVISTHCEDEGTIRANMDTYKKMYGDDIPIKFHPIIRSEQACYLSSSKAIALAKKTGARLHVFHVSTGIETDLFTNTIPLEEKKITAEVCIHHLWFSDEDYAEKGTLIKWNPAVKTALDREKLWEALLDDRIDVIATDHAPHTLAEKDNPYASAPSGGPLVQHALLAMLQKEKEGRIKLEKIVEKMCHNPAKLFDIDRRGFIREGYYADLVQVTQNSQTEVKKSNIFYKCGWSPFKGVTFDSEVVRTFINGHLGYEKGVFSEKKNARRLTFNR; encoded by the coding sequence ATGCCAAAAACCCTACTAAAGAATGCAAAAGTTGTAAATGAGAACAACATTTTGGAGACAGATGTACTTGTAGATGGAGATTTCATTACCAGAATTGATGGTGATATTTCAGATACCAATGCTAGAACAATAGATTTGGATGGAGATTATCTGTTACCTGGAATTATAGATGATCAGGTACATTTTAGGGAACCGGGGTTAACACATAAAGGAACCATTGCCACAGAAAGCAAAGCTGCTTTGGCGGGTGGGATAACTACTTTTATGGAACAGCCCAATACGAACCCGCAAACCACAACCATAGAAAAACTTGAGGAAAAGTTTGCCATCGCTTCAAAAGATGCTTATGCCAACTATTCATTTCTTTTTGGTGGAACCAATGACAATTTGGAAGAATTAAAACGATTGGATAAAAATGCATGTTCAGGGGTTAAATTGTTCTTGGGGTCATCTACGGGAAATATGTTAGTTGATGATGAAGCTGTTTTGGAGAAAATTTTTAGGAATACCGATATGGTCATCTCTACCCATTGCGAAGATGAGGGAACAATACGTGCAAACATGGATACCTATAAGAAAATGTATGGGGATGATATTCCAATAAAATTCCACCCAATAATAAGAAGTGAACAAGCTTGCTATTTGTCCTCTTCAAAAGCAATTGCTTTGGCAAAAAAAACCGGAGCACGATTGCATGTATTTCATGTCTCCACAGGAATTGAAACTGATTTGTTCACCAATACAATTCCCTTGGAGGAGAAGAAGATTACAGCTGAAGTATGTATACACCACCTTTGGTTTTCAGATGAGGACTATGCTGAGAAAGGGACTTTGATAAAGTGGAACCCAGCCGTGAAGACAGCCTTGGACAGGGAAAAACTTTGGGAAGCACTTTTGGATGATAGAATTGATGTGATTGCAACCGATCATGCCCCACACACTTTAGCAGAAAAAGACAACCCCTATGCCAGTGCACCTTCAGGAGGTCCTTTGGTGCAGCATGCACTGTTGGCCATGTTACAAAAAGAGAAGGAAGGAAGGATAAAACTTGAAAAGATTGTGGAAAAAATGTGCCATAATCCTGCAAAGCTTTTTGATATTGATAGACGAGGGTTTATTCGCGAAGGGTATTATGCAGATTTGGTTCAGGTAACCCAGAATTCCCAAACTGAGGTTAAAAAATCGAATATTTTTTATAAATGTGGGTGGTCACCATTTAAAGGGGTTACTTTTGATTCAGAAGTGGTACGTACTTTTATCAATGGCCATTTGGGTTATGAGAAGGGTGTTTTTTCTGAAAAAAAGAACGCCCGAAGGCTTACATTTAATAGATAA